From a single Anaerolineaceae bacterium oral taxon 439 genomic region:
- a CDS encoding non-canonical purine NTP pyrophosphatase, RdgB/HAM1 family, with the protein MKFIIGTNNAHKVEEIRAILPEIEWVTPEDLGIEAEIDETGETFAENALLKAKAFAALAGIPAVADDSGLETDALDGRPGVYSHRFCPWAGADDRDRRRYLIERLSAFPRPWKGRFVSCAAFYDPVADRTETVLGTVEGEISDADRGENGFGYDAIFYVPSLGKTMAEMSEAEKNAISHRGASFRALRARMIEMGILR; encoded by the coding sequence TTGAAGTTCATTATCGGGACAAACAATGCGCATAAGGTTGAAGAAATCCGGGCGATCCTGCCGGAGATCGAGTGGGTAACGCCGGAGGACCTCGGGATCGAGGCGGAAATCGACGAAACCGGCGAGACATTCGCCGAAAACGCGCTCCTGAAGGCGAAGGCTTTCGCGGCGCTGGCCGGGATTCCGGCGGTCGCGGACGATTCCGGACTGGAAACCGACGCGCTCGACGGGCGTCCCGGCGTCTATTCGCATCGGTTCTGCCCCTGGGCAGGGGCGGACGATCGTGACCGGCGGCGCTACCTGATCGAGCGGCTCAGCGCATTCCCGCGCCCATGGAAGGGGCGGTTTGTCAGCTGCGCAGCGTTTTACGATCCCGTCGCGGATCGGACGGAAACGGTTCTCGGAACGGTCGAGGGCGAGATTTCAGACGCGGACCGCGGCGAGAATGGGTTTGGATACGACGCGATTTTTTACGTCCCGTCGCTGGGAAAAACGATGGCGGAGATGAGCGAGGCGGAGAAGAACGCGATCAGCCACCGCGGCGCTTCGTTTCGCGCGCTGCGCGCCCGGATGATCGAGATGGGGATTCTTCGATAA
- a CDS encoding serine dehydratase, whose translation MDTIRHLFRIGHGPSSSHTMAPRRAAERFYAENPTASHFMVELYGSLALTGKGHFTDKAILEVLPQGRAEIVWVPEKTLPFHPNGMRFTATFDQSDEIHSWTVYSVGGGALSEGPNDDERLPIYPHKTLAEIMEYCFRTGKQFWEYVEEYEGAGIWDYLKEVRRVMYAAIERGLNTEGVIPGGLGVSRKASTYLKRGRLMNPTMASVGRMISYTLAVSEENATGGEVVTAPTCGSCGVVPGLLRYLEENLHHSEDTILKALATAGLIGNIVKHNGSISGAMVGCQGEVGVAASMAAAACAQLYSCSIRQIEYAAEMALEHHLGLTCDPILGLVQVPCIERNAFAVGTAIFCGEYVFFSDGTHFVSFDEVVETMMRTGMDMPSLYRETSEGGLAKFAKSGHGQIVGNIIPVIRRKR comes from the coding sequence ATGGACACAATTCGGCATTTATTCCGAATCGGGCATGGACCGAGCAGCAGTCATACGATGGCCCCGCGGCGGGCGGCGGAGCGGTTTTACGCTGAAAACCCGACCGCGTCGCATTTCATGGTCGAGCTGTACGGAAGCCTGGCGCTGACCGGGAAGGGGCATTTTACCGACAAAGCGATCCTGGAGGTTTTACCGCAGGGACGGGCGGAGATCGTCTGGGTCCCGGAAAAAACGCTTCCGTTTCATCCAAACGGGATGCGTTTTACCGCGACGTTCGACCAGAGCGACGAGATCCATAGCTGGACCGTATATTCGGTCGGCGGCGGGGCGCTCTCGGAAGGGCCGAACGACGACGAGCGGCTCCCGATCTATCCGCATAAAACCTTAGCGGAGATCATGGAATATTGCTTCCGGACGGGGAAGCAGTTCTGGGAATATGTCGAGGAGTACGAGGGGGCGGGAATCTGGGATTATCTGAAGGAGGTCCGCCGGGTCATGTACGCGGCGATCGAACGCGGGCTGAATACCGAAGGGGTTATTCCCGGCGGTCTCGGCGTTTCGCGGAAAGCGTCGACCTATTTGAAACGCGGGCGTTTGATGAATCCGACGATGGCGTCGGTCGGGCGCATGATCTCGTATACGCTCGCGGTTTCGGAGGAAAACGCGACCGGAGGCGAGGTCGTGACCGCTCCGACCTGCGGCTCCTGCGGCGTGGTTCCCGGGTTGCTTCGCTATCTGGAAGAGAATTTACATCATTCGGAAGATACGATCCTGAAGGCGCTGGCGACGGCGGGGCTGATCGGGAATATCGTCAAGCATAACGGTTCGATCTCCGGCGCGATGGTCGGCTGCCAGGGGGAGGTCGGCGTGGCGGCGTCGATGGCCGCCGCCGCGTGCGCGCAGCTGTATTCCTGTTCCATCCGGCAGATCGAATACGCGGCGGAAATGGCCCTGGAACATCATCTGGGCCTGACCTGCGATCCGATTTTGGGCCTGGTTCAGGTACCCTGTATCGAGCGCAACGCGTTTGCGGTCGGTACGGCGATTTTCTGCGGCGAGTACGTTTTCTTCAGCGACGGGACGCATTTCGTGAGCTTTGACGAGGTGGTCGAGACGATGATGCGGACGGGAATGGATATGCCTTCGCTGTACCGGGAGACGAGCGAAGGGGGATTAGCGAAATTCGCGAAATCGGGCCATGGCCAGATCGTCGGGAATATTATCCCGGTTATTCGCAGGAAACGTTAA
- a CDS encoding peptide ABC transporter substrate-binding protein, which yields MSRIVIEHAVKKYGDNVVIFDLNLNIKDGEFFTLLGPSGCGKTTLLRMIAGFNSIEDGNFYFNNERINDKEPSKRNIGMVFQNYAIFPHLTVRENVAFGLKNRKLNKKTIREETDRFLKMMQIYQFADRLPNRLSGGQQQRVALARALVIRPDVLLMDEPLSNLDAKLRLEMRRVIRNIQREIGITTVYVTHDQEEAMSISDTIAVMKDGVIHHIGQPKEIYQRPANLFVATFIGRTNILSASINGGELNFGNGYSVSEASWRNIAFQKVAVSVRPEEFIITSGGSGGIPGVVEQCIYLGQNTHYAINIGKEEPVELIRESMINDPIVPGLEVSLTVKSEKINIFDRDGTKNLLLE from the coding sequence ATGAGCAGAATTGTTATTGAGCACGCTGTTAAAAAATATGGAGATAATGTCGTCATATTTGACTTAAATCTTAATATAAAGGATGGGGAGTTTTTCACGCTGTTGGGGCCTTCTGGTTGTGGAAAGACTACTCTCCTGAGGATGATTGCAGGCTTCAATTCTATAGAGGATGGTAATTTTTATTTTAATAATGAGCGTATCAATGATAAGGAGCCAAGCAAGCGCAATATAGGAATGGTGTTCCAAAATTATGCAATTTTCCCACATCTTACTGTGCGCGAAAATGTAGCTTTTGGACTCAAAAACAGAAAGTTGAACAAAAAAACTATCAGAGAAGAAACAGACCGTTTTCTCAAAATGATGCAAATATATCAATTCGCGGATAGGCTTCCGAATCGCCTCTCTGGAGGGCAGCAGCAGAGAGTCGCGCTGGCGAGGGCCCTCGTCATAAGGCCGGATGTGCTTTTGATGGATGAGCCCTTGAGCAATTTGGATGCAAAGCTGCGTCTTGAAATGCGACGGGTTATCCGCAATATTCAGCGGGAGATAGGCATAACGACTGTCTATGTTACCCATGATCAGGAGGAAGCGATGTCGATAAGCGATACAATCGCTGTGATGAAGGACGGGGTCATTCATCACATAGGACAACCGAAGGAAATCTATCAAAGACCTGCGAATCTGTTTGTGGCAACTTTTATAGGACGGACTAATATATTGTCAGCAAGTATTAATGGTGGGGAGCTGAATTTTGGAAACGGTTATTCGGTCAGCGAGGCGAGCTGGAGAAACATAGCGTTTCAGAAAGTCGCTGTTTCTGTCAGACCCGAGGAGTTCATTATAACCTCTGGCGGTTCAGGGGGAATTCCAGGCGTCGTAGAACAATGCATATATCTTGGACAGAATACACACTATGCGATAAATATAGGCAAAGAAGAACCGGTAGAACTTATTAGAGAGTCGATGATTAATGATCCTATTGTTCCCGGACTTGAAGTCAGCCTGACAGTTAAGAGTGAAAAAATAAATATTTTTGACAGGGATGGTACAAAGAACCTGCTGCTGGAGTGA